The nucleotide sequence GCAGCCACAAGCACCGGACTCGCGGAGAGCCCCCTCACCCGGATGGCATCTCACGATGCCATCCGACCTCTCCCCGCACGCGGGGGGAGGTACACGGCGTTCGTGGCTCAGGGCTCGCGCTTTAATGACCAAGATTACCGATCCGACCGGCTGATCACATCCATCAACTCCGCGATCTTCTGCCGCTGATCGGCTTTGTCGCCCGACGCGATCGCGTGCTCGACGCAGTGGGAGACGTGGTCGCGGAGGATCTCTTCTTCGACCCGGCGCAACGCCGCCCGCACCGCGGAGATCTGCGTCACGATGTCGATGCAGTAGCGATTGTCCTCGACCATCTTCGACAGGCCCCTGACCTGCCCTTCGATCCGGCTCAAACGTTTCTGGCAGGAAGTCTTGATGTCGTCGCGCATGGGCTCTATATACCCCTACAGGGTATAGGTTTCAAGAGGCGAGGCTGGCATGTCGGAAACCGGACACGGGCATGGTGCCGCAGCGGGCGCGGCCGGCGGATGCGGCTGTGGATCGCGCGCCGGCGCGGTGGAAACACGACACAACGAGTCCCCTGCAGAGGCGTGTTGCAGTGATCATGCCGTGCCCGCGAATGAGGCCAGCGGCTGCTGCGGCAGTCACGGTTCCGCGCCGCCTCAGCCCGTCAAAGTGACAGACCCCGTCTGCGGCATGTCAGTCGATCCGGCGACGTCGAAACATCGCTTCGAGTACGACGGCGAGACCTTCCACTTCTGCTCGGCGGGTTGCCGGACCAAGTTTGCAGCCGATCCCGCTAAATATCTGGTACCGGCCGCTGCTCCCGTAGAGGCGGGCTCATGCTGCGGCGGCCACGATCATCACGTCCACGACGCGACCAAGGTCATCGACCC is from Bradyrhizobium sp. ORS 285 and encodes:
- a CDS encoding metal-sensitive transcriptional regulator gives rise to the protein MRDDIKTSCQKRLSRIEGQVRGLSKMVEDNRYCIDIVTQISAVRAALRRVEEEILRDHVSHCVEHAIASGDKADQRQKIAELMDVISRSDR